The following nucleotide sequence is from Emcibacteraceae bacterium.
TTTAAGAAGGTCCCTGATTTCCTCAAGCAAAAGCTGTTCCTTTGGTGGTTCAGCCGGTGCTTCCGGGGCTGCTGCTTCCTCTTTTTTTAAGCTGTTCATCCATTTGATCATGATAAAAATGGCAAAAGCAATAATTGTAAAATCAATGACTGACTGAATGAAGGCGCCATAATTTAAACTCACCGCTGCCGCTTCCCCTGCCGCCGCCTTAAGCTCTATTGACAGATCGGAAAAATCCACCCCGCCTAAAAGCAGCCCGATAGGTGGCAAAATAATATCATTCACAAGTGAACTGACAATTTTACCAAACGCACCGCCGATAATGATACCGACGGCCATATCAACGACATTGCCTCTGACTGCAAAATCTCTGAATTCTGACATTATTCCCATTTTTTTTGTTCCTATTTTTTTGTTAAATCTTCTGTTTCTGCATCAGCAGCGGCTCTTTTTACAGCGTCAATACCGGCTTTGGCGCCGCTATGATCCGAATATCCCTGGCTGCTTAAAATAACTTCGTGGTTTGCGGCTTTTAAATGAAAATAAAATTTACCGTTTTTACCCTCAAAAGTTTCGTATCGTTCATCTATTGGGGCATTTGTCTTTACGGACTTTATGCCATTTTCCGCACCGGACTTGGATTTATAGCCTTCGGACGCCCCAATATTTTCATGATTTCCGGCTTTCAAACGAAACCGAAACTCACCTGCATTATCTTTATATAGTTCAAATTTTCCCGCCATCATATTACTCCTTTTTCTGTTATATGATTAAATCATAATATTATGGTTAACGCAATATTAACCAAAATCAAAAATATTTTACTCTTTATGGGGGAAATAATGAAACGGCGAAGAAAAATAATTTTAATCATTATCTTTCCCCGCCGTTGAAAGGCTCTTTTTTAAAGCCGGTATTTAAAATTAGAAATCGTACTGAATGCCAAGGCGTGTAATGGTGTCAGTTGATTTGCGGCCAATTGGCGCATCTCTGTTATAAAGCACATCAAACGCTAGCTGTGCACTTAAGGCATCACTCATTTTCACTGAAAAAGCAGACTTGTTTTCAATCACAACTTCATTTCCGACATAAACTTTGGTGTCGTTTGAAAAGCTGCTTCTTTCGTTTATGGTCCATGAAAAGATACTCGCCGCATAGCCGGTCAATGTTGTTTCATAACCCGATGTTGGCAATGCTTTTGTGAAAAGTACCGCGGGTCCTGCTTCAACGCTCCATTTAACACCCTCATCTTCGACCAGTCTTACCCCGTAAGCGCCTGTTGCCGTAAACCTTTTGTTGAATGCGCCGAAACTGTCGCCTTCAAATCCGCCAAAGCCGGAAACATAGGTTGTTTTGGAAACATCATAATCACCTTTATAGCCGACACCATAGCGGCGGCGGTCGGTAACATGATTGCTTTGGTTGAAATCAAAATAGGACGTCACGGTTTGGTGGTATGGGCCTTCATCTTCAATAAACTTACTGGCAAAGCCCAGCGATTTCTGCGATGTGTTCCCTGTTGAATATAGACCGCTTAATGTCAGCTGCTTTTTCCAGCCAGCCAGAAATAAATCACCTGAATTGCTGTTGCTTTCCTGCGCTGACGCCATCTGTGATGTCAGGGCAATGGCTGTTGATAAAAGGGCGGCTTTTGCAAATTGATATTTCATTATTGTTAATCCTGTTAAATAAAAAAAGTGCTGATGACATTAAATTGTGCCCAAAATAAGACCCAGCACGGATTTGAGCTGGCTTTCACGATGCGGATTATTGGCTTGACCAAACCATTTATGGCTTAATAAAGGGGCGACATTTATACATTTTTCAATCGTCATTTCTGCGAAGGCAGGAATCCAATTTTTCATTCGCCAAAATACCCGACCTTTTTTATATATATTTTTTTATATATATTCACTTTCACTCTTCACCTTCACTTTCAGCATTGCCGCGGCATAGCATGTTTTATTTATTTTCAATGACTTAATGGTCAAGTTTCGCCGTTTAATTGTGCAATAAACCCGGTTCTAGTCAAAGTAAAACGCTATTCAAAGAAAGTTTTAATCCCTAAACACTTGATAGAAATTGCTCGTAAAAGAGGAAAATAAAAAAATTTCTTGTTGCTCTGTTGATAGGATGGTTCCTTGACCGAAATAGATTGTTGAACTAATGTTTAATGCAATTTCATTGTTATACGATTGGGGTATATGTGCGAATAATTTTATTTATTTTTCTTTTTATTCTCTCTTTCTCTTTTTCATCTATTGCTCAAATGCCAAAGCAGGACATATTGAAATATATGGACGCTGGTGAATTTGACAAAGCTCTTCAGGTATTTATGTCCTATGCACCGCCTTATAAGAATACTGGCAGGTCATATATAGCAATGGCAAAATATTTGGGTGAGTCATATCGGCCTTCCCTTTTGAAGATTGCTTATGAGAAAAACCCGAATGACTGGCACACAATTATTGAATATGCCAATGCTCTTATAGAAACTGATGTAGTAGAAAGTGATAAGCTTTTTTATAAAGCGATAGAGAACGGACTTTTGCCTATTGATTGTCCGCCTCAATTTATAGGTGAAATTTATTTTTGCGGCTCAAAATATGAAGCATATATGTTGAACCGCTGGCACTACAAAAAAAATATCGATGCGCAAATAAATTTCTTCAAACGAAATCTTGAGATTTTTCCTGATAATTTGAAATTGCAGTATGAACTTGCTCAGTTGTTCTATGAAAAAGGGGATTTTGATGAAGCCTTAAAAGTGGCTGCAAATGTCTCAGCAAAGTCTGATAATGGTTATGAGGCGCAGTATTTATATCTTAGCTACTTATATAATCTTGGATATACAGATAAATTATTTGCTGAACTCCCACGCATATTAAAAATTAAAAATCAAGAGTTCCACCGGCTGAATGGTGGAGCACTTACTAACTTTATTTTGTTTTCTGAAGAAAAAGAAGAAACTCAAAAACTTCTTCTCAAAATAACTGAAACCTTTCCCACGAACCCTTATGTTCAGATGTCATATGGAATGTTTATGGAATATAAGGGAAAGTTAAATGAGGCAGAAAAATATTATCGAAAGTCTGTCCCGCTTATGGATACGTTTGATGATTTGAGAGCTGATTTTCTGGATAATTCAAGGTTTTCTCAGGGCTTAAAAATGGCCCCTGAACTTCGGAAAATTTGGATAGGAAAAAGCAGAAAGGTGTTGAATAGATATATTGATGAAATGATAGGGTCAATTATTTATAACCCTTATTCACTTGTACGACTGGATAATTATTTTGAAGGGTTGTCAGATACTCACATTCAAAAAATATATGATCAGGAAAGATATAAAACTGAAGTAAAGCCGGTATTATTCCTTGTCTTTGCAGATTATTATGAGAGAAATAACGTTGAAATAGCATTAAAAATAATTAAAGAGGGCATTGAAAAATTTCCAAAAGAAAGGTGGTTGTACGTTAGATACATTCAAATTGCTGATACCATAAATACCTCACAGAGAAAATTGTATGGTATTAATATTACCGAATTAAAAGAAAACTTATTTCATTATCCACCTTCAAAAGATGACTGGTTACCTTTTAATTTTGAAAAAAATATTACTGATGAAGAGTTGGAATTTTGGTACAAAATGCGATTGTCTGAATATTCAAACAATTTCTATGCATATCTTTTTTATTCAAATTTTCTAAAACAAAAAGGAAGGCTGGATGAAGCAAACAACATACTTGACGAAGGTGAGGTTGTATTAAGGAAGTATTTAAAAAACCACCCCGATGACGCTGACATGGTTGAAAACTTTGCCTTTCTGCTACGTGATAAAGGTAAAATTAATGAGGCTACACATCAATTTAAAAAATTATCAAGAATGGAAAATGGTAGACCGGATGAAGTCTTACTTAGAAAAGTTTATTATGCCGATCAACTGGTCTTGGTTAAAGACTGGAAGGGAATGATTAAAGCCTTCTTTGACTATTTACAGTTGTTTAAGCAGACACAGAAACCTTGGGATGTTTATTATGGTCGAATAAAAGGCAGGGTTGAAGAGGCGCTTATTTTTAACAATGAAGTTTCCGGTATTGATCAGCTAATAATGGATGAAATTAAAAAATATCCGAATTTATCTCAGCCTTATGAAGACTATGGGGTTTATTTTTTGAAAAAAGATAAAACTGAGTATGCTCTAAAAATGTTTAATAAAGCATATGACGATGATTATAGATTACTCGAATATTTAAGAAGTATGTATTTTAAAGAATTGGATGAGGGGAATATTGAAAATGTTCAATCTCTGGAATCAGTTATCCAACAAATAATAGAACTGAAATAAAAAAAGTTTTTCAATATATTATTTAAAGTTATTTTTTAACTACTACGTTCTTAACTTTGATTGGCTTATTCCTATCCAGATTCATTTTGTTGGCCCTCTTTTTTATGA
It contains:
- the mscL gene encoding large-conductance mechanosensitive channel protein MscL → MSEFRDFAVRGNVVDMAVGIIIGGAFGKIVSSLVNDIILPPIGLLLGGVDFSDLSIELKAAAGEAAAVSLNYGAFIQSVIDFTIIAFAIFIMIKWMNSLKKEEAAAPEAPAEPPKEQLLLEEIRDLLKKG
- a CDS encoding YegP family protein → MMAGKFELYKDNAGEFRFRLKAGNHENIGASEGYKSKSGAENGIKSVKTNAPIDERYETFEGKNGKFYFHLKAANHEVILSSQGYSDHSGAKAGIDAVKRAAADAETEDLTKK
- a CDS encoding DUF481 domain-containing protein, with the protein product MKYQFAKAALLSTAIALTSQMASAQESNSNSGDLFLAGWKKQLTLSGLYSTGNTSQKSLGFASKFIEDEGPYHQTVTSYFDFNQSNHVTDRRRYGVGYKGDYDVSKTTYVSGFGGFEGDSFGAFNKRFTATGAYGVRLVEDEGVKWSVEAGPAVLFTKALPTSGYETTLTGYAASIFSWTINERSSFSNDTKVYVGNEVVIENKSAFSVKMSDALSAQLAFDVLYNRDAPIGRKSTDTITRLGIQYDF
- a CDS encoding tetratricopeptide repeat protein; this encodes MDAGEFDKALQVFMSYAPPYKNTGRSYIAMAKYLGESYRPSLLKIAYEKNPNDWHTIIEYANALIETDVVESDKLFYKAIENGLLPIDCPPQFIGEIYFCGSKYEAYMLNRWHYKKNIDAQINFFKRNLEIFPDNLKLQYELAQLFYEKGDFDEALKVAANVSAKSDNGYEAQYLYLSYLYNLGYTDKLFAELPRILKIKNQEFHRLNGGALTNFILFSEEKEETQKLLLKITETFPTNPYVQMSYGMFMEYKGKLNEAEKYYRKSVPLMDTFDDLRADFLDNSRFSQGLKMAPELRKIWIGKSRKVLNRYIDEMIGSIIYNPYSLVRLDNYFEGLSDTHIQKIYDQERYKTEVKPVLFLVFADYYERNNVEIALKIIKEGIEKFPKERWLYVRYIQIADTINTSQRKLYGINITELKENLFHYPPSKDDWLPFNFEKNITDEELEFWYKMRLSEYSNNFYAYLFYSNFLKQKGRLDEANNILDEGEVVLRKYLKNHPDDADMVENFAFLLRDKGKINEATHQFKKLSRMENGRPDEVLLRKVYYADQLVLVKDWKGMIKAFFDYLQLFKQTQKPWDVYYGRIKGRVEEALIFNNEVSGIDQLIMDEIKKYPNLSQPYEDYGVYFLKKDKTEYALKMFNKAYDDDYRLLEYLRSMYFKELDEGNIENVQSLESVIQQIIELK